From a region of the Gossypium raimondii isolate GPD5lz chromosome 10, ASM2569854v1, whole genome shotgun sequence genome:
- the LOC105778221 gene encoding uncharacterized protein LOC105778221 isoform X1 encodes MNKFSNLGIEGFEKIFSSDKLSQGSKLQSITTLALLAEAVSDSQAKCAALITESSNSESSQAGASLESLAKGTKNSMGLSTIALNCTEAKIVRVEVGERR; translated from the exons ATGAATAAATTTAGCAACCTCG GAATCGAGGGTTTCGAAAAGATTTTCTCATCTGATAAGCTCAGTCAAGGCAGCAAGCTTCAAAGTATCACAACATTGGCTTTGCTTGCGGAGGCAGTTTCAGATTCACAAGCCAAGTGTGCCGCTCTCATCACTGAATCATCTAATTCAGAGTCTTCCCAG GCTGGTGCTTCTTTGGAATCTCTTGCTAAGGGTACTAAGAACTCAATGGGCTTGTCAACAATTGCACTGAATTGCACAGAAG CAAAAATTGTGAGAGTGGAGGTGGGGGAAAGAAGATGA
- the LOC105778221 gene encoding uncharacterized protein LOC105778221 isoform X2: MNKFSNLGIEGFEKIFSSDKLSQGSKLQSITTLALLAEAVSDSQAKCAALITESSNSESSQAGASLESLAKGTKNSMGLSTIALNCTEGERL; this comes from the exons ATGAATAAATTTAGCAACCTCG GAATCGAGGGTTTCGAAAAGATTTTCTCATCTGATAAGCTCAGTCAAGGCAGCAAGCTTCAAAGTATCACAACATTGGCTTTGCTTGCGGAGGCAGTTTCAGATTCACAAGCCAAGTGTGCCGCTCTCATCACTGAATCATCTAATTCAGAGTCTTCCCAG GCTGGTGCTTCTTTGGAATCTCTTGCTAAGGGTACTAAGAACTCAATGGGCTTGTCAACAATTGCACTGAATTGCACAGAAG gTGAACGGTTGTAG